The Mycolicibacterium hassiacum DSM 44199 genome includes a window with the following:
- a CDS encoding ABC1 kinase family protein: MSATPKTQHREVVKLDRVPLPIEAARIGATGWQITRTGARVLTKLPRRGSLQQKIIKELPKTFSDLGPTYVKFGQIIASSPGAFGEPMSREFRSLLDRVPPADPKEVRKLLVEELGEEPEKLFKTFEEKPFASASIAQVHYATLHSGENVVVKIQRPGIRRRVAADLQILKRGARIVELAKLGQRLSAQDVVADFADNLAEELDFRLEAQSMDAWVSHMHASPLGRNIRVPQVYWDLTSERVLTMERIEGTRIDDVATLRKKGFDGTELVKALLFSVFEGGLRHGLFHGDLHAGNLYVDDDGKIVFFDFGIMGRLDPRTRWLLRELVYALLVKKDHAAAGKIVVLMGAVGTTKPEGQAAKDLEQFATPLTMKTLGEMSYAEIGRQLSALADAYDVKLPRELVLIGKQFLYVERYMKLLAPNWQMMSDPQLTGYFANFMVEVSREHNEELDA; the protein is encoded by the coding sequence ATGAGTGCCACGCCTAAGACACAGCACCGCGAGGTTGTCAAGCTCGACCGGGTGCCTCTTCCGATCGAGGCTGCCCGCATCGGTGCGACGGGTTGGCAGATCACCCGCACCGGCGCGCGGGTGCTGACCAAGCTCCCGCGGCGCGGATCACTGCAGCAGAAGATCATCAAGGAGCTGCCCAAGACGTTCTCCGACCTCGGCCCGACGTATGTGAAGTTCGGCCAGATCATCGCGTCCAGCCCGGGGGCGTTCGGCGAACCGATGAGCCGCGAGTTCCGCAGCCTGCTCGACCGGGTGCCGCCGGCCGATCCCAAAGAGGTACGCAAACTGCTGGTCGAGGAGCTCGGCGAGGAACCCGAGAAGCTGTTCAAGACCTTCGAGGAGAAACCCTTCGCCAGCGCCTCGATCGCGCAGGTGCACTACGCGACGCTGCACAGCGGCGAGAACGTGGTCGTCAAGATCCAGCGGCCGGGCATCCGGCGCCGGGTGGCGGCCGATCTGCAGATCCTCAAGCGCGGCGCCCGCATCGTGGAGCTGGCGAAACTGGGCCAGCGGCTGTCCGCCCAGGACGTGGTCGCCGACTTCGCCGACAACCTCGCCGAGGAGCTCGACTTCCGGCTCGAGGCGCAGTCGATGGACGCCTGGGTGTCGCACATGCACGCCTCCCCGCTCGGCCGCAATATCCGCGTGCCGCAGGTGTACTGGGACCTGACGTCGGAACGCGTGCTGACCATGGAGCGCATCGAGGGCACCCGCATCGACGACGTCGCGACCCTGCGCAAGAAGGGCTTCGACGGCACCGAACTGGTCAAGGCCCTGCTGTTCAGCGTGTTCGAGGGCGGCCTGCGGCACGGGTTGTTCCACGGCGACCTGCACGCCGGCAACCTCTACGTCGACGACGACGGCAAGATCGTCTTCTTCGACTTCGGCATCATGGGCCGGCTCGACCCCCGCACCCGGTGGCTGCTGCGGGAACTGGTGTATGCGCTGTTGGTCAAGAAGGACCACGCGGCGGCCGGCAAGATCGTGGTGCTGATGGGCGCGGTGGGCACCACCAAACCGGAGGGCCAGGCCGCCAAGGACCTCGAGCAGTTCGCCACCCCGCTGACCATGAAGACGCTCGGCGAGATGAGCTACGCCGAGATCGGCCGACAGCTGTCGGCGCTGGCCGACGCCTACGACGTCAAGCTGCCCCGCGAGCTGGTGCTCATCGGCAAGCAGTTCCTCTACGTCGAGCGGTACATGAAGCTGCTGGCGCCGAACTGGCAGATGATGTCGGATCCGCAGCTGACCGGCTACTTCGCCAACTTCATGGTCGAGGTGAGCCGGGAACACAACGAGGAGCTGGACGCATAG
- a CDS encoding oxygenase MpaB family protein encodes MREEAVVILLPHQLLGEVLNQRFDKTVRANYFRGMEFAAPVGDPGWLGPGSAVWHVHSHMQALIFGLQCAAFMERLDPSIYWMGMHHSRLVKRDADGNAVPEIDPEGAAVRLGHSVAFFIGTAFGSTETAERLARTVRAMHHTVKGTRPDGARYDADDPEWLRWNYATVVWGLATAHELYHPNPLRGKEIDRYYREFTRVGIALGGTDLPETKAETLECLEAYLPKLAVTHGTAMATGPDLPLPHAALNWAIRDTMPKWAKQLIQHKDPNIFERTARRAMVWSVINALHLVQGPIPEYKQALARVKGGIDPELAPHTMPTYKPGDDPVLSRDEVERMFV; translated from the coding sequence ATGCGAGAGGAAGCCGTCGTGATCCTGCTGCCGCACCAGCTGCTCGGTGAGGTCCTCAACCAGCGCTTCGACAAGACGGTTCGGGCCAACTACTTCCGCGGGATGGAGTTCGCCGCGCCGGTCGGCGACCCCGGCTGGTTGGGGCCCGGCAGCGCCGTGTGGCACGTGCATTCGCACATGCAGGCGCTGATCTTCGGCCTGCAGTGCGCGGCGTTCATGGAGCGCCTCGACCCGTCCATCTACTGGATGGGCATGCACCACTCCCGGCTGGTCAAACGCGACGCCGACGGCAACGCGGTGCCCGAGATCGACCCCGAGGGCGCGGCGGTGCGACTCGGCCATTCGGTGGCGTTCTTCATCGGCACCGCGTTCGGCTCCACCGAGACCGCCGAGCGGCTGGCCAGGACCGTGCGGGCGATGCACCACACCGTCAAGGGCACCCGGCCCGACGGCGCGCGCTACGACGCCGACGATCCGGAGTGGTTGCGCTGGAACTACGCCACCGTGGTGTGGGGGCTGGCCACCGCGCATGAGCTGTATCACCCGAACCCGTTGCGGGGTAAGGAGATCGACCGCTACTACCGGGAGTTCACCCGGGTCGGCATCGCGCTGGGCGGAACCGATCTGCCCGAGACCAAGGCCGAGACGCTCGAGTGCCTGGAGGCCTATCTGCCGAAGCTGGCGGTCACCCACGGCACCGCGATGGCCACCGGCCCCGACCTGCCGCTGCCGCACGCGGCGCTCAACTGGGCCATCCGCGACACCATGCCGAAGTGGGCCAAGCAGTTGATCCAGCACAAGGATCCCAACATCTTCGAGCGCACCGCCCGCCGGGCGATGGTGTGGTCGGTGATCAACGCGCTGCATCTGGTGCAGGGCCCGATCCCGGAGTACAAACAGGCCCTGGCCAGGGTCAAGGGCGGCATCGATCCGGAGCTGGCCCCGCACACCATGCCGACCTACAAACCCGGCGACGATCCGGTGCTCAGCCGCGACGAGGTCGAGCGCATGTTCGTCTGA
- a CDS encoding TetR/AcrR family transcriptional regulator, translated as MSSPTRWAGVPLTDRRAERREQLIDAAYRLFGEGGEAAVSVRSVCRECGLNTRYFYESFTDTDDLLGAVYDRVSAELAAEVEAAIAAAGDSLRERTRAGIAAVLGFSSADPRRGRILFTDARSNPVLTARRAATQDLLREGVLTEGWRLHPDTDPVAAQVGAALYTGAMAELAQQWLAGRLGDDLDAVVNYAVQMVLRSR; from the coding sequence GTGTCCAGTCCCACCCGCTGGGCCGGTGTGCCGCTGACCGACCGCCGGGCCGAACGCCGCGAGCAGCTCATCGACGCGGCGTACCGGCTGTTCGGCGAGGGCGGTGAGGCCGCGGTGTCGGTGCGGTCGGTGTGCCGCGAGTGCGGGCTGAACACCCGCTACTTCTACGAGAGCTTCACCGACACCGACGACCTGTTGGGCGCGGTCTATGACCGGGTGAGCGCCGAGCTGGCCGCCGAGGTCGAGGCCGCCATCGCCGCCGCCGGCGACTCGCTGCGGGAACGCACCCGCGCCGGCATCGCCGCGGTGCTGGGGTTCAGCTCCGCCGATCCGCGCCGGGGCCGGATCCTGTTCACCGACGCGCGGTCCAACCCGGTGCTGACCGCGCGCCGCGCGGCCACCCAGGACCTGCTGCGCGAGGGGGTGCTGACCGAGGGCTGGCGGCTGCACCCCGACACCGATCCCGTCGCCGCACAGGTGGGTGCGGCGCTCTACACCGGGGCGATGGCCGAGTTGGCGCAGCAGTGGCTGGCCGGCCGGCTCGGCGACGACCTGGACGCGGTGGTCAACTACGCGGTGCAGATGGTGCTGCGGTCTCGCTGA
- a CDS encoding condensation domain-containing protein: protein MPEVGVTYFAGTFVRHPLTMAVVHAALRHMRANPGLQEQVNTTAERLVDRLHALLAAEGFPMHIGRFGSLLKPEWTQEPAFGELFYYYLREAGVYAWDARPNYLTTAHGDTELDRIVEGFEYAVGQMKRGGFLDDVRPTAQLVTLASDRTSITVPSTESQREVWLADRFVAGNSLAYNEGLLLTLDGALDEDALRHALQTLLDRHESLRARFSRDGRRLVIDHHLELDLPVHDLSGLGEAERTAALERLCDEEMGRTFDLRRGPLIRFALARLDERRHRLLFIAHHAVCDGWSGAVLLTELGAVYSARVTGRAAELDPAPRYADYVAVERHFLESPVGQAHREYWLKQLHDAPQPPQLPPDRSPGPDPGLSAARVDVPVDAELVTRLRALGSAHGASLVATMLTGFAELFRRCTGQDDLVIGLAAAGQSFHGQGQLVGHCVNLLPLRLRLDTADGFADALAITRTALLDAYDHQGVSFGTLLPELELTPRRQSAAAGERRVQHRRARRRHRPRRSGCRLPHAGAAGRDLRVVHQRGRHRHVDGAGGQLPHRAVQRGAHPRLPGGLPRPAARRLRR, encoded by the coding sequence GTGCCCGAGGTCGGCGTCACCTACTTCGCCGGCACCTTCGTGCGGCACCCGTTGACCATGGCCGTCGTGCACGCCGCCCTGCGGCACATGCGGGCCAACCCGGGGCTGCAGGAGCAGGTGAACACGACCGCCGAACGGCTCGTCGACCGGCTGCACGCACTGTTGGCGGCCGAGGGGTTCCCGATGCACATCGGCCGGTTCGGCTCGCTGCTCAAACCGGAGTGGACCCAGGAGCCGGCGTTCGGCGAGCTGTTCTACTACTACCTGCGCGAGGCCGGGGTGTACGCCTGGGACGCCCGCCCGAACTATCTGACCACCGCGCACGGGGACACCGAACTCGACCGGATCGTCGAGGGGTTCGAGTACGCGGTCGGGCAGATGAAACGCGGCGGGTTCCTCGACGACGTCCGGCCGACCGCGCAGCTGGTCACGCTGGCCTCCGACCGGACGTCGATCACCGTGCCCAGCACCGAGTCACAACGCGAGGTGTGGTTGGCGGACCGGTTCGTCGCCGGGAACAGCCTGGCCTACAACGAAGGGCTGCTGCTGACCCTGGACGGCGCCCTCGACGAGGACGCGCTGCGCCACGCGCTGCAGACCCTGCTGGATCGGCACGAGTCGCTGCGCGCCCGGTTCAGCCGCGACGGCCGCCGTCTGGTCATCGACCACCACCTGGAACTGGACCTGCCGGTCCACGATCTGTCGGGGCTCGGGGAGGCCGAACGGACGGCGGCCCTGGAGCGGCTGTGCGACGAGGAGATGGGCCGCACCTTCGATCTGCGTCGCGGGCCGCTGATCCGGTTCGCCCTGGCGCGGCTCGACGAGCGGCGGCACCGGCTGCTGTTCATCGCCCATCACGCGGTCTGCGACGGTTGGTCGGGCGCGGTGCTGCTGACCGAACTGGGGGCGGTCTACTCGGCCCGGGTCACCGGTCGCGCCGCCGAGCTGGACCCGGCCCCGCGCTACGCCGACTACGTGGCGGTCGAACGGCACTTCCTGGAGTCGCCGGTCGGCCAGGCGCACCGCGAGTACTGGCTCAAACAGCTGCACGACGCACCGCAGCCGCCGCAGCTGCCGCCGGACCGCTCCCCCGGACCGGACCCGGGCCTGAGCGCGGCGCGGGTGGACGTGCCCGTCGACGCCGAACTGGTGACCCGGCTGCGCGCCCTGGGCAGCGCGCACGGCGCCAGCCTGGTGGCGACGATGCTCACCGGGTTCGCCGAACTGTTCCGCCGCTGCACCGGCCAGGACGACCTGGTGATCGGCCTGGCCGCGGCCGGTCAGTCGTTCCACGGCCAGGGGCAGCTGGTCGGGCACTGCGTGAACCTGCTGCCGCTGCGGCTGCGGCTGGACACGGCGGACGGCTTCGCCGACGCGCTCGCGATCACCCGGACCGCGCTGCTCGACGCCTACGACCACCAGGGCGTCAGCTTCGGCACCCTGTTACCGGAGCTGGAGCTGACCCCGCGACGGCAATCGGCCGCCGCTGGTGAGCGTCGTGTTCAACATCGACGTGCGCGACGACGACATCGGCCACGCCGGTCTGGATGTCGGCTACCGCACGCTGGTGCGGCAGGCCGAGACCTTCGAGTTGTTCATCAACGTGGTCGACACCGGCACGTCGATGGTGCTGGAGGCCAGCTACCGCACCGCGCTGTACAGCGAGGAGCGCATCCGCGCCTACCTGGCGGACTACCTCGGCCTGCTGCGCGCCGCCTGCGGCGTTGA
- a CDS encoding type I polyketide synthase: MPDGPLSADGRVRAFDAAATGMVLTGGGACLVLRRLQDAIDEGHTIHAVILATALNNDGAHRASFTAPSAAGQRAAVRAALDRAGVSARSIGVLEAHGTGTPLGDPIEVAAITEAWRADTTDTGYCAIGSIKSNIGHLDAAAAAAGAIKLALTLRDGEIPATLHVENPNPGCGFGRSPFFVNTRRRSWDADGPRRGALSSFGFGGTNFHAVLEEPPPQSSGLARRSWQVLRLSAKTESALRAQIANLRDALADTDAPLADIAYTLEVGRTHHPYRTAVVAADVDQARHRLGRADDRHTGSCHRPPDRLVFAFPGQGAQHVGMGRRLYETERVFRAAVNECAEILAPELNTDLREVLYGPAARGEVLRDTRLAQPAVFTIGYATAKLWQSWGLVPDTMIGHGVGEFVAATLAGVFELDHALLILAERARLMQSMPAGGMLAVRLGEAEAARFTGDGVAIAALNAPTQTVLSGPLPALERVRARLDAAGVAHSTLHTSHAFHSPMMDPVVEEFARVVTRFPRNAPRLPFYSSLTGLPITDEQARDPWYWARQLRAAVRFGPAIAHAATANSVVLECGPGQQLTACTRQTVAGASAIASLPPAGAADADDAVHLGAAVARLFVAGVSLDARRFHAGETRRRISLPGYPFARTRHWLSPPEPAAPAPAPVQEATAPTPEITTPAREPTAEHPALELIRALVTEVAGVPIGPDDDHRSFLELGFDSLLLTQLTTQLNQRLQTALRFRQLIEEFPTPAALAEHLGVAVSAAPTDTAQPTGNGQPAATPAKVFGAGARISTTATQRLGARQREALDALIARYTARTAKSRAYAEANRPQLADPRAVSGFNPLWKDLVYPIVAASSKGAYFTDIDGNTYVDLNNGFGSIFFGHRPDFLVEAVHRQIDTDIIIGPQNPLVGECAAMFAEMTGHDRVAFCNTGSEAVLAAIRLARTVTGRKLIVQHEGDYHGIVDEVLVRGTPGGRSIPAAPGVPPESVANTLVLEYGSEKSLEILRERAHELAAVVIEPVQSRKPDLQPADYVREVRRICDASGAALIMDEVVCGFRVHWAGAQGVWGVKADIGCYGKVFGAGMPVGAIAGSRRFMDALDGGA, from the coding sequence GTGCCCGACGGCCCGTTGTCGGCCGACGGCCGGGTGCGCGCCTTCGACGCCGCGGCCACCGGCATGGTCCTCACCGGCGGCGGCGCCTGCCTGGTGCTGCGCCGACTGCAGGACGCAATCGACGAGGGTCACACCATCCACGCGGTGATCCTGGCCACCGCGCTCAACAACGACGGGGCGCACCGGGCCAGCTTCACCGCCCCGAGCGCGGCGGGTCAGCGCGCGGCGGTGCGCGCCGCCCTGGACCGGGCCGGGGTGTCGGCCCGCAGCATCGGGGTGCTCGAGGCGCACGGCACCGGGACACCGCTCGGCGACCCGATCGAGGTGGCCGCCATCACCGAGGCGTGGCGGGCCGACACCACCGACACCGGCTACTGCGCGATCGGCAGCATCAAGTCGAACATCGGCCATCTCGATGCCGCGGCGGCCGCCGCGGGAGCCATCAAACTGGCGCTCACCCTCCGCGACGGCGAGATCCCCGCCACGCTGCATGTCGAAAACCCCAATCCGGGCTGCGGTTTCGGCCGGTCGCCGTTCTTCGTCAACACCCGCCGCCGCAGCTGGGACGCGGACGGGCCCCGGCGCGGCGCGCTGTCGTCGTTCGGGTTCGGCGGCACCAACTTCCATGCCGTCCTCGAGGAACCGCCACCGCAGAGCTCAGGCCTCGCGCGCCGGTCGTGGCAGGTGCTGCGGCTGTCGGCGAAGACCGAGTCGGCGCTGCGGGCGCAGATCGCCAACCTGCGGGACGCCCTCGCCGACACCGACGCGCCGCTGGCCGACATCGCCTACACGCTCGAGGTCGGGCGCACCCACCACCCGTACCGCACCGCGGTGGTCGCCGCGGACGTCGACCAGGCCCGGCACCGCCTGGGCCGAGCCGACGACCGCCACACCGGGTCCTGCCACCGGCCGCCGGACCGGCTGGTGTTCGCCTTCCCCGGCCAGGGCGCCCAGCACGTCGGGATGGGCCGCCGGCTCTACGAGACCGAGCGGGTGTTCCGGGCCGCGGTCAACGAATGCGCCGAGATCCTCGCGCCCGAGTTGAACACCGATCTGCGAGAGGTGCTCTACGGGCCCGCGGCCCGCGGCGAGGTGCTGCGCGACACCCGGTTGGCGCAGCCGGCCGTCTTCACCATCGGTTACGCGACCGCGAAGCTGTGGCAGAGCTGGGGGCTGGTTCCGGACACCATGATCGGGCACGGCGTCGGCGAGTTCGTCGCCGCGACGCTGGCCGGGGTGTTCGAGCTCGACCACGCGCTGCTGATCCTCGCCGAACGCGCTCGGCTGATGCAGTCGATGCCGGCCGGCGGCATGCTCGCGGTGCGGCTGGGTGAGGCCGAGGCGGCACGGTTCACCGGCGACGGGGTGGCCATCGCCGCACTCAACGCGCCGACTCAGACGGTGTTGTCCGGCCCGCTGCCGGCGCTCGAGCGGGTCCGCGCCCGGCTGGACGCCGCCGGGGTCGCCCACAGCACCCTGCACACCAGCCACGCCTTCCACTCGCCGATGATGGACCCGGTCGTCGAGGAGTTCGCGCGGGTGGTCACACGCTTTCCGCGCAACGCACCGCGGCTGCCGTTCTACTCGAGCCTCACCGGGCTGCCCATCACCGACGAACAGGCACGGGATCCGTGGTACTGGGCGCGGCAACTGCGTGCCGCGGTCCGGTTCGGACCCGCGATCGCCCACGCCGCCACCGCGAATTCGGTTGTGCTGGAATGCGGTCCGGGCCAGCAGTTGACCGCGTGCACCCGCCAGACGGTGGCCGGGGCGAGCGCGATCGCGTCGCTGCCGCCCGCTGGGGCGGCCGATGCCGACGACGCCGTGCACCTCGGCGCCGCGGTGGCCAGGCTGTTTGTCGCCGGGGTCTCGCTCGATGCCCGCCGGTTCCACGCCGGGGAGACCCGGCGGCGGATCAGCCTGCCGGGCTATCCGTTCGCCCGCACCCGGCACTGGCTGAGCCCGCCGGAGCCGGCCGCGCCCGCACCCGCCCCGGTTCAGGAGGCGACCGCCCCGACTCCGGAAATCACCACCCCGGCCCGGGAGCCGACCGCCGAACACCCGGCGCTCGAATTGATCCGGGCACTGGTCACCGAGGTCGCCGGGGTGCCGATCGGCCCGGACGACGACCACCGCAGCTTCCTCGAGCTGGGCTTCGACTCGCTGCTGTTGACCCAGTTGACGACTCAGCTCAACCAGCGGCTGCAGACCGCGCTGCGCTTCCGCCAGCTGATCGAGGAGTTCCCCACCCCGGCGGCGCTGGCCGAGCACCTGGGCGTCGCGGTGAGTGCGGCGCCGACCGACACCGCACAACCGACAGGCAACGGCCAGCCGGCGGCCACCCCGGCGAAGGTGTTCGGCGCGGGCGCCAGGATCAGCACCACCGCGACCCAGCGGCTCGGCGCGCGGCAGCGCGAAGCGCTCGATGCGCTGATCGCCCGTTACACCGCGCGCACCGCCAAGAGCCGTGCCTACGCCGAGGCGAACCGGCCGCAGTTGGCCGACCCCCGCGCGGTGTCGGGCTTCAACCCGTTGTGGAAGGACCTGGTCTACCCGATCGTCGCCGCGTCGTCGAAGGGCGCGTACTTCACCGACATCGACGGCAACACCTACGTCGACCTGAACAACGGCTTCGGCTCGATCTTCTTCGGGCACCGGCCCGACTTCCTGGTCGAAGCGGTGCACCGGCAGATCGACACCGACATCATCATCGGGCCGCAGAACCCGCTCGTCGGCGAGTGCGCGGCGATGTTCGCCGAGATGACCGGCCATGACCGGGTGGCGTTCTGCAACACCGGATCCGAAGCGGTGCTGGCGGCGATCCGGCTGGCCCGCACGGTCACCGGACGCAAGCTCATCGTGCAGCACGAGGGCGACTACCACGGCATCGTCGACGAGGTGCTGGTGCGGGGCACCCCCGGCGGGCGCAGCATCCCGGCCGCGCCCGGCGTCCCGCCGGAGAGCGTGGCCAACACCCTGGTGCTGGAGTACGGCTCGGAGAAGTCGCTGGAGATCCTGCGGGAGCGGGCCCACGAGCTGGCGGCGGTCGTCATCGAGCCGGTGCAGTCGCGCAAACCCGATCTGCAACCGGCCGACTACGTGCGCGAGGTGCGCCGGATCTGCGACGCCTCCGGCGCCGCGCTGATCATGGACGAGGTGGTCTGCGGCTTTCGGGTGCACTGGGCCGGCGCCCAGGGGGTTTGGGGCGTCAAAGCCGACATCGGCTGCTACGGAAAGGTTTTCGGGGCGGGTATGCCGGTCGGCGCGATCGCCGGGTCGCGGCGGTTCATGGACGCGCTGGACGGCGGCGCCTAG
- a CDS encoding PucR family transcriptional regulator, with protein sequence MLESVLSGHSWPGGDPVRAAAVLGLPPDAGYVIVVADTRTAPGAGQPLFESALGIKGVVSAWRLTPALHTGLVAVPPGELDAVLDTLRQTATGPTGVSPPYHSLTGSPRALELARAAMASLRPGQAAVRVFESNPLDALLARAPGEAARLAHEVLGRLTGLPADDRAMLLDTLWAYVAHGGSADHAAKALHCHPNTVRYRLRRVQELTGRAFTSPWDVAELIMATQALRLNPDWQMLNVGSPAERLRA encoded by the coding sequence GTGCTGGAGTCGGTGCTGTCCGGGCACTCCTGGCCCGGCGGGGATCCGGTGCGGGCCGCGGCGGTGCTGGGCCTGCCGCCCGATGCCGGCTACGTGATCGTCGTCGCGGACACCCGAACCGCGCCCGGGGCCGGTCAGCCCCTGTTCGAGTCCGCCCTCGGCATCAAGGGCGTGGTGTCGGCGTGGCGGCTGACCCCCGCGCTGCACACCGGCCTGGTCGCGGTGCCGCCCGGCGAGCTCGACGCCGTGCTGGACACGCTCCGCCAGACGGCGACCGGTCCCACCGGGGTCAGTCCGCCCTATCACTCGCTGACCGGGTCGCCGCGTGCCCTGGAACTGGCGAGGGCGGCGATGGCGAGCCTGCGTCCCGGGCAGGCGGCGGTCCGCGTGTTCGAATCGAATCCGCTGGATGCCCTGCTGGCCCGCGCCCCCGGGGAAGCGGCGCGGTTGGCGCACGAGGTGCTCGGACGGCTGACCGGGCTGCCGGCGGACGACCGCGCGATGCTGTTGGACACCCTGTGGGCGTACGTCGCGCACGGCGGATCGGCCGACCATGCTGCGAAGGCCCTGCACTGTCACCCGAATACCGTGCGGTACCGGCTGCGCCGCGTCCAGGAGCTCACCGGGCGGGCGTTCACCAGCCCCTGGGACGTCGCGGAGCTGATCATGGCCACGCAGGCGCTGCGGTTGAACCCCGATTGGCAGATGCTGAACGTCGGCTCACCCGCCGAGCGCCTCAGGGCGTGA
- a CDS encoding DinB family protein, translated as MPGLPPPAADERQTLIEFLAFAQNAFFAVAYGLTDDQARSTPSASALSIGALVKHAAGVQKGWTDRVAYAPEFPPKDDRPLEQIMAEYADQYVMGDQETLDGLLEALRAQNAETLRVFRKADLSTPVPIPPEVPWFPKDISHWDVRWVGMHLIEELNRHAGHADIIRESIDGATMYELMAAHEQWPETDYVKPWRPRVTP; from the coding sequence ATGCCCGGACTGCCACCTCCGGCAGCGGACGAGCGTCAGACCCTGATCGAGTTCCTCGCATTCGCCCAGAACGCGTTCTTCGCGGTGGCGTACGGGTTGACCGACGACCAGGCCCGGTCCACCCCGTCGGCGAGCGCGCTGTCGATCGGCGCACTGGTCAAACACGCCGCCGGTGTGCAGAAGGGCTGGACCGACCGGGTGGCCTACGCCCCCGAATTCCCACCGAAGGACGATCGGCCGCTCGAGCAGATCATGGCCGAGTACGCCGATCAGTACGTGATGGGCGACCAGGAGACCCTCGACGGGCTGCTCGAGGCGCTGCGCGCGCAAAACGCCGAGACCCTGCGGGTGTTCCGGAAGGCCGACCTGTCCACCCCGGTGCCGATTCCGCCGGAGGTGCCGTGGTTTCCCAAAGACATCTCGCACTGGGATGTCCGCTGGGTGGGCATGCATCTGATCGAGGAACTCAACCGGCATGCCGGCCACGCCGACATCATTCGCGAATCCATCGACGGCGCAACGATGTACGAGTTGATGGCGGCCCATGAACAGTGGCCCGAGACCGACTACGTCAAGCCCTGGCGGCCCAGGGTCACGCCCTGA
- a CDS encoding helix-turn-helix transcriptional regulator: protein MSETTSRVLRLLGLLQSQRVWTGAQLAEQLGVTERCVRRDVERLRELGYPVHASKGHGGGYQLGAGAALPPLLLSPDEAVAVAVSLRLAAGGSVAGVGESALRALSKLDQVMPARLRAQVAAVHDTTVTLASAPDTPVDPDVLMTLARACRDHEHVATGYVDARGNATECRLEPYQLVTTGRRWYLLAYDRDRQDWRSLRLDRMTDVRALGSTFVPRRAPDAASYVQRAISSSPYRYVARVRYFAPESVVAQCFSPASVTIEADGPDACILTAGADDPERMVLHLALPGVEFRVLSPPEVVDAVRAAAARLARAAG from the coding sequence ATGTCGGAGACGACGAGCCGGGTGCTGCGGCTGCTCGGCTTGCTGCAGTCGCAGCGCGTGTGGACCGGCGCGCAGCTGGCCGAGCAGCTCGGCGTCACCGAACGGTGCGTGCGCCGCGACGTGGAGCGGTTGCGGGAACTGGGTTATCCGGTACACGCCAGCAAGGGGCACGGCGGCGGCTATCAACTCGGTGCGGGCGCCGCGCTGCCGCCGCTGCTGCTGTCGCCCGACGAGGCGGTCGCGGTGGCGGTGAGCCTGCGGCTGGCCGCGGGCGGATCGGTGGCCGGCGTCGGGGAGTCGGCGCTGCGGGCGCTGAGCAAGCTCGACCAGGTGATGCCGGCCCGGCTGCGGGCGCAGGTGGCCGCCGTACACGACACGACGGTGACCCTGGCATCGGCGCCGGACACCCCGGTCGACCCCGACGTGCTGATGACGCTGGCGCGCGCCTGCCGCGACCACGAACACGTCGCGACCGGCTACGTCGACGCGCGCGGCAACGCCACCGAGTGCCGGCTCGAGCCCTACCAGCTGGTGACCACCGGGCGGCGCTGGTATCTGCTGGCCTACGACCGCGACAGACAGGACTGGCGCAGCCTGCGGCTGGACCGGATGACCGACGTGCGGGCGCTGGGCAGCACCTTCGTGCCCCGCCGGGCGCCCGATGCGGCGAGCTACGTGCAGCGGGCGATCAGCAGCTCGCCGTACCGCTATGTCGCGCGCGTCCGCTACTTCGCCCCGGAAAGCGTTGTCGCCCAGTGCTTCTCACCGGCATCGGTGACGATCGAGGCGGACGGGCCGGATGCCTGCATCCTCACCGCGGGCGCCGACGACCCGGAACGGATGGTGTTGCATCTCGCGCTGCCCGGAGTGGAGTTCCGGGTGCTGTCGCCGCCCGAGGTGGTCGACGCGGTGCGTGCGGCGGCCGCCCGGCTGGCCCGTGCCGCCGGGTGA